The Cucumis melo cultivar AY chromosome 5, USDA_Cmelo_AY_1.0, whole genome shotgun sequence genome has a segment encoding these proteins:
- the LOC103496983 gene encoding probable uridine nucleosidase 2 isoform X2, producing MADSPKKIIIDTDPGIDDAMAIFLALQSPELEVLGLTTIFGNVYTTLSTKNALHLLEIAGRTDIPVAEGSHVTITNGTKLRVADFVHGNDGLGNQNFPPPNGKPIDQAAAVFLVEQANLYPGEVTLVALGPLTNIALLDSGFAKKIGKIIILGGAFFVNGNVNPAAEANIFGDPEAADMVFISGADVIVVGLNVTHQVVLTALFHKTILEADRDKLARSGGKFAKYLCQIMDIYFSYHKDSYEIKGVYLHDPATLIAAVDPSLFTYTEGVVRVQTTGISRGLTILYNKQKRFGEVSEWCDKPTVKVAITVDAPAVVKLVMDRLIDS from the exons ATGGCCGATTCGCCCAAGAAGATTATCATCGACACCGACCCTGGCATCG ATGATGCTATGGCGATTTTTCTGGCTTTACAATCGCCAGAGTTAGAGGTGCTTGGATTAACGACTATTTTTGGGAATGTTTATACTACTCTTTCTACAAAAAATGCGTTGCATCTG TTGGAAATTGCTGGTCGGACTGACATCCCAGTGGCTGAAGGATCGCACGTCACAATAACT AATGGTACAAAGCTTCGTGTTGCTGATTTTGTTCATGGGAACGATGGACTTGGAAACCAAAATTTTCCACCTCCAAATGGGAAGCCAATAGACCAAGCAGCGGCTGTTTTTCTTGTTGAGCAGGCAAATCTTTACCCTGGAGAAGTAACACTTGTGGCACTAGGACCACTTACAAATATTGCACTG TTAGATTCTGGATTTGCAAAGAAAATTGGAAAGATTATTATTCTTGGCGGCGCGTTCTTTGTCAATGGAAATGTAAATCCTGCTGCAGAAGCCAAT ATATTTGGGGATCCAGAAGCTGCAGATATGGTATTCATAAGTGGGGCTGACGTGATAGTCGTGGGGCTAAATGTTACACATCAAGTTGTCTTGACAG CTCTGTTTCACAAAACAATTTTAGAGGCTGATCGCGACAAATTGGCACGTTCAGGCGGGAAATTCGCCAAGTATCTCTGCCAAATTATGGACATTTATTTCTCTTATCACAAGGATTCATACGAGATAAAAG GAGTTTACCTCCATGATCCAGCAACTTTGATTGCGGCTGTCGATCCCTCACTTTTCACATACACCGAAGGAGTAGTTCGAGTCCAAACGACGGGCATCTCAAGAGGACTCACTATTTTGTACAACAAGCAAAAAAG GTTTGGTGAAGTGAGTGAATGGTGTGATAAGCCAACTGTGAAGGTGGCAATCACAGTCGATGCTCCGGCTGTTGTTAAACTGGTAATGGACCGATTAATCGACTCCTAG
- the LOC103496983 gene encoding probable uridine nucleosidase 2 isoform X4: MADSPKKIIIDTDPGIDDAMAIFLALQSPELEVLGLTTIFGNVYTTLSTKNALHLLEIAGRTDIPVAEGSHVTITNGTKLRVADFVHGNDGLGNQNFPPPNGKPIDQAAAVFLVEQANLYPGEVTLVALGPLTNIALLDSGFAKKIGKIIILGGAFFVNGNVNPAAEANIFGDPEAADMVFISGADVIVVGLNVTHQVVLTEADRDKLARSGGKFAKYLCQIMDIYFSYHKDSYEIKGVYLHDPATLIAAVDPSLFTYTEGVVRVQTTGISRGLTILYNKQKRFGEVSEWCDKPTVKVAITVDAPAVVKLVMDRLIDS; encoded by the exons ATGGCCGATTCGCCCAAGAAGATTATCATCGACACCGACCCTGGCATCG ATGATGCTATGGCGATTTTTCTGGCTTTACAATCGCCAGAGTTAGAGGTGCTTGGATTAACGACTATTTTTGGGAATGTTTATACTACTCTTTCTACAAAAAATGCGTTGCATCTG TTGGAAATTGCTGGTCGGACTGACATCCCAGTGGCTGAAGGATCGCACGTCACAATAACT AATGGTACAAAGCTTCGTGTTGCTGATTTTGTTCATGGGAACGATGGACTTGGAAACCAAAATTTTCCACCTCCAAATGGGAAGCCAATAGACCAAGCAGCGGCTGTTTTTCTTGTTGAGCAGGCAAATCTTTACCCTGGAGAAGTAACACTTGTGGCACTAGGACCACTTACAAATATTGCACTG TTAGATTCTGGATTTGCAAAGAAAATTGGAAAGATTATTATTCTTGGCGGCGCGTTCTTTGTCAATGGAAATGTAAATCCTGCTGCAGAAGCCAAT ATATTTGGGGATCCAGAAGCTGCAGATATGGTATTCATAAGTGGGGCTGACGTGATAGTCGTGGGGCTAAATGTTACACATCAAGTTGTCTTGACAG AGGCTGATCGCGACAAATTGGCACGTTCAGGCGGGAAATTCGCCAAGTATCTCTGCCAAATTATGGACATTTATTTCTCTTATCACAAGGATTCATACGAGATAAAAG GAGTTTACCTCCATGATCCAGCAACTTTGATTGCGGCTGTCGATCCCTCACTTTTCACATACACCGAAGGAGTAGTTCGAGTCCAAACGACGGGCATCTCAAGAGGACTCACTATTTTGTACAACAAGCAAAAAAG GTTTGGTGAAGTGAGTGAATGGTGTGATAAGCCAACTGTGAAGGTGGCAATCACAGTCGATGCTCCGGCTGTTGTTAAACTGGTAATGGACCGATTAATCGACTCCTAG
- the LOC103496983 gene encoding probable uridine nucleosidase 2 isoform X1 — MADSPKKIIIDTDPGIDDAMAIFLALQSPELEVLGLTTIFGNVYTTLSTKNALHLLEIAGRTDIPVAEGSHVTITNGTKLRVADFVHGNDGLGNQNFPPPNGKPIDQAAAVFLVEQANLYPGEVTLVALGPLTNIALALQLDSGFAKKIGKIIILGGAFFVNGNVNPAAEANIFGDPEAADMVFISGADVIVVGLNVTHQVVLTALFHKTILEADRDKLARSGGKFAKYLCQIMDIYFSYHKDSYEIKGVYLHDPATLIAAVDPSLFTYTEGVVRVQTTGISRGLTILYNKQKRFGEVSEWCDKPTVKVAITVDAPAVVKLVMDRLIDS, encoded by the exons ATGGCCGATTCGCCCAAGAAGATTATCATCGACACCGACCCTGGCATCG ATGATGCTATGGCGATTTTTCTGGCTTTACAATCGCCAGAGTTAGAGGTGCTTGGATTAACGACTATTTTTGGGAATGTTTATACTACTCTTTCTACAAAAAATGCGTTGCATCTG TTGGAAATTGCTGGTCGGACTGACATCCCAGTGGCTGAAGGATCGCACGTCACAATAACT AATGGTACAAAGCTTCGTGTTGCTGATTTTGTTCATGGGAACGATGGACTTGGAAACCAAAATTTTCCACCTCCAAATGGGAAGCCAATAGACCAAGCAGCGGCTGTTTTTCTTGTTGAGCAGGCAAATCTTTACCCTGGAGAAGTAACACTTGTGGCACTAGGACCACTTACAAATATTGCACTG GCCTTGCAGTTAGATTCTGGATTTGCAAAGAAAATTGGAAAGATTATTATTCTTGGCGGCGCGTTCTTTGTCAATGGAAATGTAAATCCTGCTGCAGAAGCCAAT ATATTTGGGGATCCAGAAGCTGCAGATATGGTATTCATAAGTGGGGCTGACGTGATAGTCGTGGGGCTAAATGTTACACATCAAGTTGTCTTGACAG CTCTGTTTCACAAAACAATTTTAGAGGCTGATCGCGACAAATTGGCACGTTCAGGCGGGAAATTCGCCAAGTATCTCTGCCAAATTATGGACATTTATTTCTCTTATCACAAGGATTCATACGAGATAAAAG GAGTTTACCTCCATGATCCAGCAACTTTGATTGCGGCTGTCGATCCCTCACTTTTCACATACACCGAAGGAGTAGTTCGAGTCCAAACGACGGGCATCTCAAGAGGACTCACTATTTTGTACAACAAGCAAAAAAG GTTTGGTGAAGTGAGTGAATGGTGTGATAAGCCAACTGTGAAGGTGGCAATCACAGTCGATGCTCCGGCTGTTGTTAAACTGGTAATGGACCGATTAATCGACTCCTAG
- the LOC103496983 gene encoding probable uridine nucleosidase 2 isoform X3, with product MADSPKKIIIDTDPGIDDAMAIFLALQSPELEVLGLTTIFGNVYTTLSTKNALHLLEIAGRTDIPVAEGSHVTITNGTKLRVADFVHGNDGLGNQNFPPPNGKPIDQAAAVFLVEQANLYPGEVTLVALGPLTNIALALQLDSGFAKKIGKIIILGGAFFVNGNVNPAAEANIFGDPEAADMVFISGADVIVVGLNVTHQVVLTEADRDKLARSGGKFAKYLCQIMDIYFSYHKDSYEIKGVYLHDPATLIAAVDPSLFTYTEGVVRVQTTGISRGLTILYNKQKRFGEVSEWCDKPTVKVAITVDAPAVVKLVMDRLIDS from the exons ATGGCCGATTCGCCCAAGAAGATTATCATCGACACCGACCCTGGCATCG ATGATGCTATGGCGATTTTTCTGGCTTTACAATCGCCAGAGTTAGAGGTGCTTGGATTAACGACTATTTTTGGGAATGTTTATACTACTCTTTCTACAAAAAATGCGTTGCATCTG TTGGAAATTGCTGGTCGGACTGACATCCCAGTGGCTGAAGGATCGCACGTCACAATAACT AATGGTACAAAGCTTCGTGTTGCTGATTTTGTTCATGGGAACGATGGACTTGGAAACCAAAATTTTCCACCTCCAAATGGGAAGCCAATAGACCAAGCAGCGGCTGTTTTTCTTGTTGAGCAGGCAAATCTTTACCCTGGAGAAGTAACACTTGTGGCACTAGGACCACTTACAAATATTGCACTG GCCTTGCAGTTAGATTCTGGATTTGCAAAGAAAATTGGAAAGATTATTATTCTTGGCGGCGCGTTCTTTGTCAATGGAAATGTAAATCCTGCTGCAGAAGCCAAT ATATTTGGGGATCCAGAAGCTGCAGATATGGTATTCATAAGTGGGGCTGACGTGATAGTCGTGGGGCTAAATGTTACACATCAAGTTGTCTTGACAG AGGCTGATCGCGACAAATTGGCACGTTCAGGCGGGAAATTCGCCAAGTATCTCTGCCAAATTATGGACATTTATTTCTCTTATCACAAGGATTCATACGAGATAAAAG GAGTTTACCTCCATGATCCAGCAACTTTGATTGCGGCTGTCGATCCCTCACTTTTCACATACACCGAAGGAGTAGTTCGAGTCCAAACGACGGGCATCTCAAGAGGACTCACTATTTTGTACAACAAGCAAAAAAG GTTTGGTGAAGTGAGTGAATGGTGTGATAAGCCAACTGTGAAGGTGGCAATCACAGTCGATGCTCCGGCTGTTGTTAAACTGGTAATGGACCGATTAATCGACTCCTAG